In one Thermaerobacter sp. PB12/4term genomic region, the following are encoded:
- the purH gene encoding bifunctional phosphoribosylaminoimidazolecarboxamide formyltransferase/IMP cyclohydrolase produces MTEQEQNGGRQAPAAEVNTPGTVSGPARRRAVLSVADKQGIAELGRALHRLGWELVSTGGTARVLEEAGLPVTPVQAVTGFPELLEGRVKTLHPALHAGILARRRRPDDMAALAAHGIVPVDLVVVNLYPFAQAAAAGVAGTDLLEEIDIGGPALIRAAAKNWPHVAVAVDPADYPEIVAALEQGGLPEALRHRLAVKAFAHTAAYDAVIAQVLAGTRPEDFVPGDLVPGEALPAGTERPAGEGPAAAEVAAQGTPARAGDGAWPPLLVLPLRRESILRYGENPHQAAAVYRPLFPPGVFPPGGFVQRGGKPMSYNNWLDTLAAWRAVQEFALPAAVAVKHATPCGIGAAPTPAGAFRLARDADPESIFGGIVAFNRTVDEATARLLAEIFLEVVVAPGFSREALALLAGRKNLRILEAPGPAAAAGGSPPPGPGHAGTGGRASAATGTGGSWGAWEVRGLGDCWLVQEADPPLPAGVRTGWQVVTRASPSPGQWEALDFAWRAVKPCRSNAIVVAAAQPGGGWRTLGIGAGQTSRVRAVEQALALAGESARGAVLASDGFFPFPDSVERAAAAGIAAIVQPGGSVRDAEVIAAAEQAGIAMVFTGRRHFRH; encoded by the coding sequence TTGACGGAGCAGGAACAGAACGGCGGCCGGCAGGCGCCTGCCGCCGAGGTGAACACCCCGGGAACGGTGTCGGGCCCGGCCCGGCGGCGGGCCGTCCTGAGCGTGGCCGACAAGCAGGGGATCGCCGAGCTGGGCCGGGCCCTGCACCGCCTGGGCTGGGAACTGGTCTCCACCGGCGGGACGGCCCGGGTGCTGGAAGAAGCCGGCTTGCCGGTGACCCCCGTCCAGGCGGTGACGGGCTTTCCCGAGCTGCTGGAGGGGCGGGTGAAGACCCTGCACCCGGCCCTCCACGCCGGCATCCTGGCCCGGCGCCGGCGGCCGGACGACATGGCGGCCCTGGCCGCCCACGGCATCGTGCCGGTTGACCTGGTGGTGGTCAACCTCTACCCCTTCGCCCAAGCGGCCGCCGCCGGCGTGGCCGGCACCGACCTGCTGGAAGAGATCGACATCGGCGGGCCCGCGCTGATCCGGGCCGCCGCCAAGAACTGGCCCCACGTCGCCGTGGCGGTCGATCCGGCCGACTACCCGGAGATCGTCGCGGCCCTCGAGCAGGGCGGACTGCCGGAGGCCCTGCGCCACCGGCTGGCCGTCAAGGCCTTCGCCCACACCGCCGCCTACGATGCGGTCATCGCCCAGGTGCTGGCGGGGACCCGGCCGGAAGACTTTGTGCCGGGGGACCTGGTGCCGGGGGAGGCGTTGCCTGCTGGAACGGAGCGCCCGGCCGGGGAGGGGCCGGCTGCCGCCGAAGTGGCCGCCCAGGGCACTCCGGCCCGGGCAGGGGATGGCGCCTGGCCTCCCCTGCTGGTGCTGCCCCTGCGCCGGGAGAGCATCCTGCGTTACGGTGAAAACCCCCACCAGGCGGCGGCCGTGTACCGGCCGCTGTTCCCGCCGGGGGTCTTCCCGCCGGGCGGGTTCGTCCAGCGCGGCGGCAAGCCCATGTCGTACAACAACTGGCTCGACACCCTGGCCGCCTGGCGGGCCGTCCAGGAGTTCGCCCTGCCGGCGGCGGTGGCGGTCAAGCACGCCACCCCCTGCGGCATCGGCGCCGCCCCGACCCCGGCGGGCGCCTTCCGGCTGGCCCGCGACGCCGACCCCGAGTCCATCTTCGGCGGCATCGTCGCCTTCAACCGCACCGTGGACGAGGCCACCGCCCGGCTGCTGGCGGAGATCTTCCTGGAGGTGGTCGTCGCCCCGGGCTTCAGCCGGGAGGCGCTGGCCCTCCTCGCCGGGCGGAAGAACCTTCGGATCCTGGAGGCGCCGGGCCCGGCGGCGGCCGCCGGCGGATCACCCCCACCCGGGCCGGGGCACGCCGGTACAGGCGGAAGAGCCTCAGCGGCGACGGGCACCGGCGGGTCCTGGGGGGCCTGGGAGGTCCGCGGCCTGGGCGATTGCTGGCTCGTCCAGGAGGCCGACCCGCCCCTTCCCGCCGGCGTCCGGACCGGCTGGCAGGTGGTGACCCGGGCCTCCCCCTCGCCCGGGCAGTGGGAGGCCCTGGACTTCGCCTGGCGGGCGGTGAAGCCCTGCCGCTCTAACGCCATCGTGGTGGCGGCCGCCCAGCCGGGCGGCGGCTGGCGCACCCTGGGCATCGGCGCCGGCCAGACCAGCCGGGTGCGGGCGGTGGAACAGGCGCTGGCCCTGGCGGGCGAGTCGGCCCGGGGGGCGGTGCTGGCCTCCGACGGGTTCTTCCCCTTCCCCGATTCGGTGGAACGGGCGGCGGCGGCGGGGATTGCCGCCATCGTGCAACCGGGCGGGTCGGTGCGTGACGCGGAGGTCATCGCCGCCGCCGAGCAGGCGGGCATCGCCATGGTCTTCACCGGCCGGCGGCATTTCCGGCACTGA
- the ribB gene encoding 3,4-dihydroxy-2-butanone-4-phosphate synthase: MFTGIVQGRGRCVDLKATGSSLQIWIEAPFLGQVRPGDSVAVDGVCLTVAAIRGNRLAFTVVPETLRVTTLGDLRPGDEVNVEPALRWGSPLGGHLVMGHVDGTGTVMAVSAQDAGVLMEIEAPADLVPFVAPKGSITVDGVSLTVVEVRGRRFTVALVPHTLEHTTLGRHRPGDRVNLEVDWLARYAARHPATTGAPVPERPARLPGTAVTLAPLDRPKHDAGLHAQEPDPVQRVRTALAALRAGGMVVVLDDDGREGEGDLVLAAQHATPDRINFMLLHGRGLICAAMAADRCQALGLPLMVDPPADPMGTPFTISVDARHGVTTGISAADRARTFQVLADPASTAADLVRPGHVFPLRARPWGVMERRGHTEAAVDLARLAGMEPVAAICEILGGDGTPLRGTEIIAWAMANGLPWVTVGDLVAYRLRHETLVRAVAETRLPTRHGEFRLTAFEYMPDGTVHLALTCGLDRPAFRHHRARSSAVRPSPAAAGSTPVLVRVHSQCLTGDALASWRCDCGDQLHAALERIGSEGRGALVYLAQEGRGIGLAAKIKAYALQDRGLDTVDANLALGFPADARDYGVAAQILRSLGLRRIRLLTNNPDKIAQLQGHGIEVAERVALPAAFHAENLHYLTTKRDRLGHSLDWLPAAEAAVPAGPSEGDGRRRVSGEPAREGE; encoded by the coding sequence ATGTTCACCGGTATCGTTCAGGGCAGGGGCCGTTGCGTTGACCTGAAGGCGACGGGCTCAAGCCTGCAGATCTGGATCGAAGCTCCGTTTCTCGGCCAGGTCCGCCCCGGCGACAGCGTGGCCGTGGACGGGGTATGTCTGACGGTCGCCGCCATCCGAGGGAACCGGCTGGCTTTCACGGTGGTCCCCGAGACCCTGCGTGTTACCACCCTGGGCGACCTGCGACCCGGCGACGAGGTCAACGTCGAACCGGCCTTGCGCTGGGGCAGTCCCTTAGGAGGACACCTGGTGATGGGCCACGTGGACGGCACCGGCACGGTGATGGCGGTGTCGGCTCAGGACGCCGGCGTGTTGATGGAGATCGAGGCGCCGGCAGACCTGGTCCCCTTTGTCGCTCCGAAGGGCTCGATCACGGTGGACGGTGTGAGCCTCACGGTGGTCGAAGTGCGGGGTCGCCGCTTTACCGTCGCGCTGGTCCCCCACACCCTCGAGCACACGACGTTGGGACGGCACCGGCCTGGTGATCGGGTCAATCTGGAGGTTGACTGGCTGGCCCGGTATGCCGCCCGGCACCCGGCGACGACGGGGGCCCCGGTGCCGGAACGGCCGGCCCGCTTGCCTGGAACGGCCGTGACCCTTGCACCTTTGGATCGGCCCAAGCACGACGCCGGCCTCCACGCCCAGGAGCCCGACCCGGTCCAGCGGGTCCGGACGGCCCTGGCCGCATTGCGGGCGGGAGGCATGGTGGTGGTCCTCGACGACGACGGCCGCGAGGGCGAAGGGGATCTGGTCCTGGCGGCGCAGCATGCGACGCCGGACCGCATCAATTTCATGTTGCTTCATGGGCGCGGGCTGATCTGTGCGGCCATGGCGGCGGACCGCTGCCAGGCCCTGGGGCTGCCGCTGATGGTGGATCCACCCGCCGATCCCATGGGCACACCTTTCACCATCAGCGTCGACGCCCGGCACGGTGTCACCACCGGCATCTCGGCGGCCGACCGGGCACGGACGTTCCAGGTGCTGGCAGATCCGGCCAGCACGGCGGCGGACCTGGTCCGGCCCGGCCACGTCTTCCCGTTGCGGGCCCGCCCATGGGGCGTCATGGAACGCCGGGGCCACACGGAGGCCGCCGTGGACCTGGCGCGCCTGGCAGGGATGGAACCGGTGGCGGCCATCTGCGAGATCCTTGGTGGCGACGGCACGCCCCTGCGGGGAACGGAGATCATCGCGTGGGCCATGGCCAACGGCCTGCCGTGGGTCACCGTCGGCGATCTGGTGGCGTACCGCCTTCGCCACGAGACGCTGGTGCGGGCGGTGGCCGAAACGCGGCTGCCCACGCGCCACGGCGAGTTCCGCTTGACGGCCTTCGAATACATGCCGGACGGCACGGTCCACCTGGCCCTAACCTGCGGCCTGGACCGCCCGGCTTTCAGGCACCACCGGGCGAGGTCAAGCGCGGTTCGGCCGAGTCCTGCGGCGGCCGGGTCGACGCCCGTCCTGGTCCGCGTCCATAGCCAGTGCCTGACGGGAGATGCCCTGGCATCCTGGCGCTGCGACTGCGGAGACCAGTTGCATGCCGCCCTGGAGCGGATCGGCTCCGAAGGCAGGGGTGCCCTCGTCTACCTGGCCCAGGAAGGACGCGGCATCGGGCTGGCGGCCAAGATCAAGGCGTACGCCTTGCAGGACCGCGGGTTGGACACGGTGGATGCCAACCTGGCCCTGGGCTTCCCTGCGGACGCCAGGGATTACGGAGTGGCGGCCCAGATCCTGCGCTCCCTGGGGCTCCGCCGGATCCGGCTCCTGACCAACAACCCGGACAAGATCGCCCAACTGCAGGGTCACGGCATCGAGGTCGCAGAACGGGTCGCCCTTCCGGCCGCCTTCCATGCGGAGAACCTCCACTACCTGACGACGAAGCGCGACCGTCTCGGACATTCCTTGGACTGGCTCCCTGCTGCGGAGGCCGCGGTGCCGGCCGGCCCCTCTGAAGGGGACGGGCGGCGCCGGGTGAGCGGAGAGCCTGCACGGGAGGGGGAATGA
- the purD gene encoding phosphoribosylamine--glycine ligase produces the protein MRVAVIGSGGREHALVRALMQSPRVEHVLALPGNDGMAALGAECLGGDPLDLDDTARRLQARRVDLALVGPEAPLVAGLAGRLEAAGIAVFGPSQAAARIEGSKAFAKAFMARHGIPTAAGWVFDDPAAAEDFIRRHPGPWVVKADGLAAGKGVLVCDDAAASLEAVRRLMRKGVLGAAGRRVVIEERLEGRELSVLAVTDGRRAHLLAPARDYKRLEDGDRGPNTGGMGAFSPVPGVSPALLEAIRHSIVEPAVAGLAAEGCPFRGVLYAGLMLTAEGPRVLEFNCRLGDPETQVLVPRLAGDLAELAWQAATGRLPAEPPAWRPEAAVCVVLAAPGYPDEPARGLPISGLERAAGLPGVFIDHAGTRREGGRWVAAGGRVVAVTALGSRLEEARQKAYAAVEQIRFPGLRFRRDIALFNHGEGTGNSLTD, from the coding sequence ATGCGGGTAGCGGTCATCGGCAGCGGCGGGCGGGAACACGCCCTGGTGCGGGCGCTCATGCAGAGTCCCCGGGTGGAGCATGTCCTGGCCCTGCCCGGCAACGACGGCATGGCCGCTCTGGGCGCCGAGTGCCTGGGCGGCGATCCCCTGGACCTTGACGATACCGCCCGGCGCCTTCAGGCCCGGCGGGTCGACCTGGCCCTGGTCGGGCCCGAGGCTCCCCTGGTGGCAGGGCTGGCCGGCCGGCTGGAGGCCGCCGGCATCGCCGTCTTCGGACCGAGCCAGGCGGCCGCCCGCATCGAAGGAAGCAAGGCTTTCGCCAAGGCCTTCATGGCTCGCCACGGCATCCCCACCGCCGCGGGCTGGGTCTTCGACGACCCGGCGGCGGCGGAGGACTTTATCCGCCGCCACCCGGGCCCGTGGGTGGTCAAGGCCGACGGCCTGGCGGCGGGCAAGGGCGTGCTGGTGTGCGACGATGCCGCCGCGTCCCTGGAAGCGGTCCGGCGCCTCATGCGGAAGGGCGTGCTGGGGGCCGCAGGCCGCCGGGTGGTGATCGAGGAGCGGTTGGAGGGGCGGGAGCTCTCGGTCCTGGCCGTGACCGACGGCCGCCGGGCCCACCTCCTGGCCCCGGCCCGCGACTACAAGCGCCTGGAAGACGGCGACCGCGGACCCAACACCGGCGGCATGGGGGCCTTCTCCCCCGTGCCGGGCGTTTCGCCCGCCCTGCTCGAGGCCATCCGGCACTCCATCGTGGAGCCTGCGGTGGCGGGCCTTGCGGCGGAGGGGTGCCCCTTCCGGGGCGTGCTCTACGCGGGGCTCATGCTGACGGCCGAGGGACCCCGGGTGCTGGAGTTCAACTGCCGGCTGGGCGACCCGGAGACCCAGGTGCTGGTGCCGCGGCTGGCCGGCGACCTGGCGGAGCTGGCCTGGCAGGCGGCCACGGGACGTCTTCCGGCGGAGCCGCCGGCCTGGCGACCGGAGGCGGCGGTGTGCGTGGTGCTGGCGGCGCCCGGCTACCCGGACGAACCCGCCCGGGGCCTGCCCATCAGCGGCCTGGAACGGGCGGCGGGCCTTCCCGGGGTGTTCATCGACCACGCCGGCACGCGGCGGGAGGGCGGCCGCTGGGTCGCCGCGGGCGGCCGGGTGGTGGCGGTGACGGCCCTGGGCTCTCGCCTAGAGGAGGCGCGGCAGAAGGCCTACGCCGCCGTAGAGCAGATCCGTTTCCCGGGGCTGCGGTTCCGCAGGGACATCGCTCTGTTCAACCACGGGGAAGGAACGGGCAACTCCCTCACCGATTAA